A window of the Campylobacter massiliensis genome harbors these coding sequences:
- a CDS encoding ABC transporter ATP-binding protein, which translates to MNAIEVKNLCKIYNQNKLNEFHALKNINLTVKSGDLVILKGVSGSGKSTLLGILGALSKPSSGEALINGRNVSKLPDIMSSNFRHSEVGFIFQSFNLIEGLSVYQNVLAPLSLTSLKKAELNSQIDRALNLANIAHKKDQIISKLSGGEKQRCAIARALAMDPSVILADEPTANLDKQNSLIFIEMLKKFKELKKTVVVATHDILFDDLDFVDGYVRMQDGEML; encoded by the coding sequence ATGAACGCAATAGAAGTAAAAAATCTCTGTAAAATTTACAATCAAAATAAACTCAACGAATTTCACGCGCTGAAAAATATAAATTTGACGGTAAAAAGCGGCGATCTAGTCATCCTAAAAGGCGTCAGCGGTAGCGGCAAAAGCACGCTACTAGGAATACTCGGCGCGCTTAGCAAACCAAGCAGCGGAGAAGCGCTGATCAACGGTCGCAACGTCTCAAAACTACCCGACATCATGAGCTCAAATTTTAGACATAGCGAGGTCGGGTTTATATTTCAGTCGTTTAACCTGATCGAGGGCCTTAGCGTCTATCAAAACGTACTAGCGCCGCTAAGCCTAACAAGCCTTAAAAAAGCCGAGCTAAATTCGCAAATCGATCGCGCGCTAAATCTCGCCAACATCGCGCACAAAAAAGATCAAATCATCTCAAAACTAAGCGGCGGCGAGAAGCAGCGATGCGCGATAGCAAGGGCTCTAGCGATGGATCCTAGCGTCATACTAGCCGACGAGCCGACGGCAAATTTGGACAAACAAAACTCGCTCATCTTCATCGAAATGCTGAAAAAATTTAAGGAGCTAAAAAAGACCGTCGTCGTCGCCACGCACGACATTTTGTTTGACGATCTGGACTTCGTGGACGGCTACGTAAGGATGCAAGACGGAGAGATGCTGTGA